A single Vicinamibacteria bacterium DNA region contains:
- a CDS encoding O-acetyl-ADP-ribose deacetylase, translated as MTTRVFGRTRVELVRGDITREGVDAIVNAANSSLMGGGGVDGAIHRTGGPAILEDCRRIREERGPLPAGEAVVTRPGQLPCRHVIHTVGPVWEGGGAGEPETLAGCYRSCLALAQSQGFTSLAFPSISTGAFGYPVRAAAAVALRAAQEVLGAGSPLELVRFVLFSDADLAAYGAALEAL; from the coding sequence ATGACGACGCGAGTCTTCGGGCGAACCCGCGTGGAGCTCGTGCGGGGCGACATCACCCGCGAGGGCGTCGACGCCATAGTGAACGCGGCCAACTCCAGCCTCATGGGCGGGGGCGGCGTGGACGGCGCCATCCACCGGACGGGAGGGCCCGCCATTCTCGAAGACTGCCGCCGGATCCGGGAAGAGAGGGGCCCGCTGCCCGCCGGCGAGGCCGTCGTGACGCGGCCCGGCCAGCTTCCCTGTCGCCACGTGATCCACACGGTGGGACCGGTGTGGGAGGGCGGCGGGGCGGGCGAGCCCGAAACCCTCGCCGGCTGCTATCGGAGCTGCCTCGCTCTGGCCCAGTCCCAGGGGTTCACCTCCCTGGCCTTCCCCAGCATCTCCACCGGGGCCTTCGGCTATCCCGTGAGGGCGGCGGCGGCGGTGGCCCTACGCGCGGCCCAAGAGGTGCTCGGCGCCGGCTCCCCTTTGGAGCTGGTGCGCTTCGTTCTCTTCAGCGATGCGGATCTAGCGGCCTACGGCGCGGCCCTGGAAGCGCTCTAG
- a CDS encoding HU family DNA-binding protein: protein MAKPMTKTKIVAALAEHVNLNKKTSAAYLEALAGLAHKEAKNGFTIPGIGKLVVRSYKARIGRNPQTGEPIKIPARKRLKFVVAKAAKDAVGTR from the coding sequence ATGGCAAAGCCGATGACAAAGACGAAGATCGTGGCGGCCCTCGCCGAGCACGTGAATTTGAATAAGAAGACCTCGGCGGCCTACTTGGAGGCCCTGGCGGGTCTGGCCCACAAAGAGGCCAAGAATGGTTTCACGATCCCGGGGATCGGGAAGCTGGTCGTCCGGAGCTACAAGGCCCGGATTGGGCGAAACCCCCAGACTGGCGAACCCATCAAGATCCCGGCCCGCAAGCGGCTGAAGTTCGTAGTGGCGAAGGCTGCCAAGGACGCTGTCGGCACGAGGTAG